From Phycodurus eques isolate BA_2022a chromosome 1, UOR_Pequ_1.1, whole genome shotgun sequence, one genomic window encodes:
- the LOC133413858 gene encoding uncharacterized protein LOC133413858 isoform X2, translating to MAEEGTLLDLEGLGKQLQSLVSSYSSDELRGDSKTFCSEYCKLVEEYTSRWQTPLPQLRILEAALCHFTRASSSFPSSCDHVLHTLSSLALSVFELLLFFDELDFHKDPLKHFSVKFQVEPLVRAGGAWASTTLKEILRESSLPQNEVDRFLSSELPVFLELRVRYLISCERVSEALALAKCCIRHPTAGKHFFFLQVYLTWLYKTQRDQLLKEVGEKSIAVRTFLLSCHSAVLLIILSFNSNLKCFSQVVDLSVKDAVHIIVSLEYEETNDLLLALCQVFLSQQLGRGDMYYLWELVFVWSKLHNRLNTSKQAFLEESRRLMLSATNVYSIFPFVRVVIQELGGDGVQFCVELCADALKSCLPCDVITKSLICKTIAGLLPNDLEVCRACALIVFFLERTVEAYKMVYSLYMLPDQDYHVEHSPIRNQIRFETLQVLKKDLYFDPEFWNLIALRTNCLKLMSEKVVDAALKEIMEEPWVPNYSAKEISFVQSTSTGEDDKGTAKKPHHNDGRHKEISTVEAPKKLKLDQGKTRLNVGNAVKKKGNHRSKFTKEASQPLRRSFWQLDRIHDRGSGQLRRVTRLSEKDPPKRRIQKPKWLLEDSGNLQESKLRKHGLKHRRVHQSSALKRSEIVQLQNSTQPKGAQNSCTKHEREFPLEAIEPASAPQVILELSLPDNELLGTFIDDCNRQKVCPPMLFYKPTLKLPDPSHPVKVLHGKEVILRARDATMLVQLLHCYARRPKGKGNGSNIHGSVSTITRSSAHGSPPKEPLRVLCEKPNAETRGGLNSDDAVATERPEPSISVLQLSAKELLEKTDIKKAAPLNKLVILKGTETQIVGKNHHSQSTDKVHTTVKSLELSEESSVEMVTFASQSPAVGKVTQQPTTASTEFSQTFNTQSSQIEATEYNLPVSSTLTNENPDSPCHMPLQVRQALVNTDGEQQPKPLMSHSENDKKIIDKAKDALRVTQHEHSNHINDISALVTERVTQFPPVELQDMENHKEPADTRSKESVLQNESNVANSSSHTVPKPATTAYMQGNEQKRPAADSVGDFEDNEMIDTQESYLEYCCTTDLPRAMENHKQPTDTRYKVSGLQNKSSVPNASIHIVPEPATTAYMQGDEQERSAVDDYFEGNKTIETEESKLEYCCTAELPRAMECYKQPIDAHSKELVLQNKSNVANASSHSVPEPATTEYLQGNEQEKSAVDDGKTIKKEESKLEYCCNAALPRDIENPKQPTHIHAKESVLQNKRDVANASSHKVPEPAITAYMQGNEQARSADDDGDDDFEDDETVETEESKLEYCCTFCQKDFKGRRVVIHAMFHFRKDECMFCGTMFKDDLLAMMHLSDHIEKLKRSKELASNKAQQECVSETKDVSQSKTSAKDNSPNRLSDHHISRRLRKSSICNKSVSHPEAHLLLKSRNLRSNDKPVDGCFVHKNLQNECNDSKFPESKVNGHIGKNSQLDQMKQTTSKAEDKQRHPPHSTIKDKACNPKVNHVMPKSCESFASSVQKRKLIECSKDGVIKDRKKVNQDKRVEPIEKVDCPADGCTWSTDLCKNRVALLYHALEHHYGDTKPLELSFKVANNKCSICMRVLWSFEHFQHHVERHWLSPRHPCLHLGCTARFKTGNEMRRHARKHTPLQAVCCLPGCSELFICLWALNLHEREHYASKSTKPKPVKTVDLQTDDKPNSMQVKARISAMKGTLSQPTRKFRGHVSHDSTAKSVSKPPSSVKTSLVKEELKTRNESKHSNILKNLCSKDTTTLSSNYSLNLRLRKGQTTKTNLVAAKSLELPFFRRRGKLRHKFKKKQVNVNQTEMVPKRRGRPRKSKKATHDNNTTKRRKVQSLKSETLQPETAQPPTISNKLEMKEEPKHVIDAGKMTEIPHHSLKSKRSVSMNTRSDRVEQKLSSDRRSPLTVASGSSVDPAHKLSAANLTRCSASKDSDSLGANRTKKKRVTPIKSSHRESGLPATSRDPAKSTCIDVPQRSDDDKEKVEKTRSSQGNPADYVPSATAVNTKKSLIRNKKIEKALHWQNGKKKVMKKKSTEEPSDGTSDGSSSTMSNLKRNSKQEPSDVASDGSSSTMSNLKRNSKQEPSDVATDGTSSTTSNLRRTSEEEPSDVTSDGSSSTMSNLKRKSKEEPSDMTRDASSSTTSNSKRESKEKPSDMTRDGSSSTTSNLKRKSKEEPSDMTRDASSSTTSNSKRKSKEEPSDMTRDDSSSTTSNSKRKSKEESSDMTHDGSSSTTSILKRESNEEPSDVTHDGSSSTTSTVQAEHTAHEPTSKSKDVEVRRNKATKGIKKGEIKTSKKRPHPDQRTSTKVATESKPEAPNSSEVKARQVDNCVGEQVHINKTSECAKGRRGHSLKSRLAKKYDRSTLCMDTLAEYGKKHIRAPPTAYLDEKFTTMPKRRKEAALPYDMTAWPEEVLVVAAPQRQRCANCFTTFNSAEELHSHRQLQRCSSLFGFDSDDEGKS from the exons ATGGCGGAGGAGGGCACTTTGCTCGACTTGGAGGGTCTAGGCAAACAATTACAGTCACTCGTAAGCTCTTATTCAAGTGACGAGTTGCGGGGGGACAGCAAAACGTTCTGTTCGGAGTATTGTAAG CTGGTAGAAGAGTACACCTCTCGCTGGCAGACGCCACTCCCTCAACTCAGGATCCTTGAGGCAGCGCTGTGCCACTTCACTCGGGCCTCATCCTCCTTCCCATCAAGCTGCGATCACGTACTTCACACACTCAGTAGTTTGGCCTT GAGTGTTTTTGAGTTGCTGCTTTTCTTTGACGAGCTGGACTTCCACAAAGACCCATTGAAACACTTCTCTGTTAAATTCCag GTTGAGCCTTTGGTTCGTGCAGGAGGTGCTTGGGCCAGTACAACCTTGAAGGAAATACTCAGGGAATCCAGTTTACCTCAGAATGAAG TGGACAGGTTCCTCAGCTCTGAGCTGCCAGTATTCTTGGAGCTACGGGTGCGCTACCTTATATCTTGTGAGCGTGTCAGTGAGGCTTTAGCCCTGGCCAAGTGTTGTATTCGTCATCCGACGGCAGGGAAACACTTCTTCTTCCTCCAGGTTTACCTCACATGGCTTTACAAGACACAGCGTGATCAGCTGCTTAAAGAGGTGGGTGAAAAAAGTATAGCAGTAAGGACGTTTCTTCTCAGCTGCCATTCAGCTGTGCTGTtgattattttgtcttttaactCTAACCTGAAATGTTTCTCACAGGTGGTTGACCTTAGCGTTAAAGATGCAGTACACATCATTGTTAGTTTAGAGTATGAGGAAACAAATGATCTGTTGTTAGCCCTGTGCCAGGTGTTCCTTTCCCAACAACTTGGCAGGGGTGACATGTACTATTTATG GGAGCTTGTTTTTGTGTGGAGCAAACTTCACAATCGGCTGAATACTTCCAAACAAGCTTTTCTTGAGGAAAGTCGTCGGCTTATGCTGTCTGCTACCAATGTCTATTCAATTTTCCCATTTGTCAGAGTTGTAATACAAGAG CTGGGTGGAGATGGGGTCCAGTTTTGTGTGGAGCTTTGTGCAGATGCCTTGAAATCTTGTCTCCCGTGTGATGTTATCACCAAGTCGCTGATTTGTAAAACTATTGCTGGCCTGCTTCCCAACGATCTGGAAGTGTGTCGGGCATGTGCCCTCATCGTCTTTTTCTTGGAACGTACTGTGGAAGCCTACAAGATGGTGTATTCGCTCTATATGCTTCCAGATCAGGACTACCACGTCGAGCATAGCCCCATCAGAAATCAAATCCGATTTGAAACACTGCAG GTCTTGAAGAAAGACCTTTACTTTGACCCAGAGTTTTGGAATCTCATTGCTTTGCGGACCAATTGTTTGAAACTGATGAGTGAGAAAGTGGTTGATGCTGCCCTCAAAGAAATCATGGAGGAACCATGGGTCCCAAACTACTCTGCGAAAGAGATTTCATTTGTGCAAAGCACGTCAACAGGAGAAGATGACAAAGGAACAGCAAAAAAGCCCCATCATAATGATGGCAGACATAAAGAAATTAGCACTGTGGAGGCACCCAAAAAACTTAAGTTGGACCAAGGCAAAACGCGACTGAATGTTGGCAACGCTGTGAAAAAAAAGGGCAACCACAGGTCAAAATTTACAAAGGAAGCATCTCAACCTTTAAGGCGCTCATTTTGGCAGCTTGACAGGATACATGACAGAGGGTCTGGGCAACTAAGACGAGTTACCCGATTGTCTGAAAAAGATCCTCCAAAACGGAGGATTCAAAAACCCAAATGGCTACTGGAAGATTCTGGTAATCTGCAAGAGTCAAAGCTTAGGAAACATGGTTTGAAACATCGAAGGGTCCATCAGTCGTCTGCCTTGAAGAGGTCGGAAATTGTTCAGCTCCAGAACAGCACACAACCCAAGGGGGCTCAAAACTCTTGTACCAAGCATGAGAGAGAATTTCCTTTGGAAGCTATAGAACCAGCTTCTGCTCCACAAGTAATTCTGGAGCTGTCGCTACCCGACAATGAGCTGTTGGGAACGTTCATTGACGATTGCAACAGACAGAAAGTCTGTCCTCCAATGCTCTTTTATAAACCAACACTAAAGCTTCCTGACCCCTCCCATCCTGTAAAGGTGTTGCATGGAAAAGAGGTCATCCTAAGAGCAAGGGATGCAACTATGCTTGTGCAGCTCTTGCACTGTTATGCTCGCAGGCCCAAAGGAAAGGGTAATGGGTCAAATATTCATGGATCCGTATCAACAATCACACGCTCTTCTGCTCATGGGAGTCCCCCCAAAGAGCCACTGAGAGTGCTTTGTGAGAAACCTAATGCTGAGACAAGGGGTGGTTTAAACTCTGACGATGCAGTTGCGACTGAACGTCCAGAACCATCAATCTCAGTTTTACAGTTGTCAGCAAAAGAGCTTCTAGAAAAGACAGATATTAAAAAAGCGGCTCCTTTGAACAAATTAGTTATATTAAAAGGAACAGAAACTCAAATTGTAGGTAAAAATCATCATTCGCAAAGCACAGACAAAGTCCATACCACAGTTAAATCCCTAGAACTCTCTGAAGAATCTTCTGTTGAGATGGTGACTTTTGCTTCACAAAGCCCAGCAGTAGGGAAAGTCACGCAACAGCCAACCACAGCTTCCACTGAGTTTTCTCAGACCTTTAATACACAAAGCAGTCAAATAGAAGCTACTGAATACAACTTGCCAGTGTCCAGTACATTAACTAATGAAAACCCCGACTCTCCATGTCACATGCCTCTCCAAGTTAGACAAGCTCTTGTAAACACAGATGGGGAACAACAGCCAAAACCACTTATGTCTCAttctgaaaatgacaaaaaaattattgacaAGGCCAAAGATGCTTTGAGGGTTACACAACACGAACATTCTAATCATATTAATGATATTTCAGCCTTGGTAACAGAGAGAGTCACTCAGTTTCCTCCTGTTGAACTTCAAGACATGGAGAATCACAAAGAACCTGCAGACACTCGCTCCAAGGAATCAGTGCTTCAAAATGAAAGCAATGTTGCAAATTCCTCCAGTCATACAGTGCCAAAACCCGCCACCACTGCATATATGCAaggaaatgaacaaaaaaggCCAGCCGCTGACAGTGTTGGTGACTTTGAGGACAATGAAATGATAGACACACAGGAATCCTACTTGGAGTATTGCTGTACTACTGATCTTCCTCGAGCCATGGAGAATCACAAACAGCCTACAGACACTCGCTACAAGGTATCagggcttcaaaataaaagcagtgtTCCAAATGCCTCGATTCATATAGTGCCAGAACCAGCAACCACTGCATATATGCAAGGAGATGAACAAGAAAGGTCAGCAGTTGATGACTACTTTGAGGGCAACAAAACAATAGAAACAGAGGAATCAAAATTGGAGTATTGCTGCACTGCTGAACTTCCTCGAGCCATGGAGTGTTACAAACAACCTATAGACGCTCACTCTAAGGAATTagtgcttcaaaataaaagcaatgttGCAAATGCCTCCAGTCATTCTGTGCCAGAACCAGCAACCACTGAGTATTTGCAAGGAAATGAACAAGAAAAGTCAGCCGTTGATGACGGCAAAACGATAAAAAAAGAGGAATCCAAATTGGAGTATTGCTGTAATGCGGCACTTCCTCGAGACATAGAGAATCCCAAACAACCTACACATATTCACGCCAAGGAATCagtgcttcaaaataaaagggatGTTGCAAATGCCTCTAGTCATAAAGTGCCAGAACCAGCAATCACTGCATATATGCAAGGAAATGAACAAGCAAGGTCAGCCGATGATGACGGTGATGATGATTTTGAGGACGATGAAACAGTAGAAACGGAGGAATCCAAATTGGAGTACTGCTGTACTTTTTGTCAGAAAGATTTTAAGGGCAGACGTGTGGTAATACATGCTATGTTCCATTTCCGTAAGGATGAGTGTATGTTTTGTGGGACTATGTTCAAAGATGACCTCCTGGCCATGATGCACCTGTCTGATCATATTGAGAAGCTCAAAAGAAGTAAGGAGTTAGCCAGTAACAAAGCACAACAAGAGTGTGTGTCAGAAACCAAAGATGTATCCCAATCCAAGACCTCTGCCAAAGATAATTCTCCCAACAGGCTGTCTGACCATCACATAAGTAGGAGGCTGAGGAAGTCCTCAATCTGCAATAAATCTGTTAGCCATCCAGAGGCACACTTACTATTAAAATCCAGAAATTTACGATCAAATGACAAGCCAGTTGATGGTTGCTTTGTACATAAAAACTTACAAAATGAGTGCAATGACAGCAAATTTCCTGAAAGCAAGGTAAATGGGCATATTGGCAAAAATAGTCAACTTGACCAAATGAAACAGACCACTTCAAAAGCTGAAGACAAGCAGAGACATCCTCCACACAGCACTATTAAAGACAAAGCATGCAACCCCAAGGTGAATCATGTGATGCCCAAATCTTGTGAGTCCTTTGCATCATCGGTACAGAAGAGGAAACTCATTGAATGTTCTAAGGATGGTGTAATTAAGGACAGGAAAAAGGTTAATCAGGACAAAAGGGTAGAGCCTATAGAGAAAGTAGACTGTCCAGCAGATGGCTGTACTTGGTCTACAGACCTTTGTAAAAACCGTGTTGCACTCCTCTACCATGCTCTGGAGCATCACTACGGTGACACGAAACCTTTAGAGCTGTCGTTTAAAGTGGCAAACAACAAATGCAGTATTTGTATGAGGGTTTTATGgagttttgaacattttcagcaTCATGTGGAAAGACATTGGCTCAGTCCTCGGCATCCCTGCCTTCATCTGGGTTGTACTGCCAGGTTCAAAACCGGAAATGAAATGAGACGTCATGCCAGAAAACACACTCCGCTGCAGGCTGTGTGCTGCTTGCCTGGTTGTTCTGAACTTTTTATTTGTCTCTGGGCATTGAACCTACATGAAAGAGAGCACTATGCTTCCAAATCTACCAAGCCCAAGCCAGTAAAGACTGTGGACCTGCAGACGGATGATAAACCAAACAGCATGCAGGTAAAAGCTAGAATCTCTGCTATGAAAGGGACTTTGAGCCAGCCGACTCGTAAATTCAGGGGGCATGTATCTCATGACTCAACAGCAAAATCCGTCAGTAAACCTCCTTCCAGTGTAAAAACATCTCTAGTGAAAGAAGAGCTGAAAACAAGAAATGAGTCCAAgcattcaaacattttaaagaatCTCTGCAGCAAGGACACTACCACACTATCAAGTAATTATAGTTTGAATCTAAGGTTAAGAAAAGGTCAAACAACAAAGACTAATCTGGTGGCTGCCAAAAGTCTGGAATTACCGTTCTTTAGACGCAGGGGCAAATTGAGGCATAAATTCAAGAAAAAGCAGGTCAATGTGAACCAAACTGAAATGGTCCCAAAAAGAAGAGGCCGTCCACGAAAGTCAAAAAAAGCAACGCATGACAACAACACGACTAAGAGGCGAAAGGTTCAAAGTTTAAAGAGTGAAACTCTACAGCCTGAGACGGCACAGCCTCCAACGATTAGCAACAAGTTAGAAATGAAAGAAGAGCCCAAGCATGTCATTGATGCTGGCAAGATGACAGAAATACCACACCATAGTTTAAAGTCCAAAAGATCAGTGAGTATGAACACAAGGAGCGATCGTGTTGAACAAAAGTTGTCCTCTGACAGACGCTCCCCTCTAACTGTGGCTTCTGGGAGTTCAGTCGATCCTGCGCATAAATTAAGTGCTGCTAATTTGACAAGGTGCAGTGCTTCAAAAGACAGTGACTCTTTAGGTGCCAATAGGACAAAGAAGAAAAGGGTTACGCCAATAAAAAGTTCTCACAGAGAGTCTGGATTGCCAGCAACTTCAAGGGACCCTGCAAAGTCAACATGTATTGATGTACCCCAGAGGTCTGACGATGACAAGGAAAAGGTTGAGAAAACACGTTCATCCCAAGGTAACCCTGCTGATTATGTTCCTTCTGCCACTGCAGTGAACACGAAGAAGAGTCTAATtagaaataagaaaatagaaaagGCACTTCATTGGCAGAATGGTAAAAAGAAAGTCATGAAGAAAAAGTCAACTGAAGAACCTTCAGATGGGACTAGTGATGGCTCGAGTTCCACCATGTCCAATTTAAAGAGAAACTCAAAGCAAGAACCTTCAGATGTAGCTAGTGATGGCTCCAGTTCCACCATGTCCAATTTAAAGAGAAACTCAAAGCAAGAACCTTCAGATGTGGCTACGGATGGCACCAGTTCCACTACGTCCAATTTAAGGAGAACGTCAGAGGAAGAACCTTCAGATGTGACGAGTGATGGCTCCAGTTCCACCATGTCCAATTTAAAGAGAAAGTCAAAGGAAGAACCTTCAGACATGACTCGTGATGCTTCCAGTTCCACCACGTCCAATTCGAAGAGAGAGTCAAAGGAAAAACCTTCAGACATGACTCGTGATGGTTCCAGTTCCACCACGTCCAATTTAAAGAGAAAGTCAAAGGAAGAACCTTCAGACATGACTCGTGATGCTTCCAGTTCCACCACGTCCAATTCGAAGAGAAAGTCAAAGGAAGAACCTTCAGACATGACTCGTGATGATTCCAGTTCCACCACGTCCAATTCGAAGAGAAAGTCAAAGGAAGAATCTTCAGACATGACTCATGATGGTTCCAGTTCCACCACATCCATTTTGAAGAGAGAGTCAAATGAAGAACCTTCAGACGTGACTCATGATGGTTCCAGTTCCACCACGTCAACCGTTCAGGCTGAACACACAGCACATGAACCTACTTCAAAGTCAAAGGATGTGGAGGTTAGGAGGAACAAAGCTACCAAAGGAATTAAAAAAGGAGAAATAAAGACTAGCAAGAAAAGACCACATCCAGATCAAAGGACTTCGACTAAAGTAGCAACTGAATCTAAACCTGAAGCTCCAAACAGCAGTGAAGTGAAGGCCAGACAAGTGGACAACTGTGTTGGAGAGCAggtacacataaacaaaacatctgaatgTGCCAAAGGTAGACGCGGTCACAGTCTGAAGTCAAGGTTGGCAAAAAAGTATGACAGATCCACATTGTGCATGGACACACTGGCCGAGTACGGAAAGAAGCACATCCGTGCGCCTCCCACGGCCTACCTCGACGAGAAGTTCACCACCATGCCCAAAAGAAGGAAGGAGGCGGCGTTACCATACGACATGACCGCCTGGCCCGAGGAGGTGCTCGTCGTTGCCGCTCCACAGAGACAGCGGTGTGCCAATTGCTTCACCACCTTCAACAGTGCAGAGGAGCTGCACAGTCACCGCCAACTCCAGCGCTGCTCCAGCCTCTTTGGCTTTGACTCTGATGACGAGG gtaAAAGTTGA